The Chloracidobacterium sp. nucleotide sequence GAGCAAACGCCCCGCCATTTACGATCTCGCCTGCAACCGGATCGTCGCCAAAACTGATCATCGTCGTGGCATTAGCAGAGATCACGTCAAACTCGATCTTCGCAATGTATTTTCCGCCTGCAGAAAATGGCTGGCTCGGCAGTTTGTCAATTATCAACCCTACCTTGCCGGCCTGTCCGGTATTTGCGGTCAAGACGGCACCCGCCGCATCTTCACCAAGTGAGATATTCTGCGGGTTGGCCAGATCGCTCGTATTATAGTTGAGTGTGAAGCCGACTCCCGTCTCATCACCTTGTGCCTCAAGCGAAATGGCAACGGTCAACTTGTTACCGATCCGACTGACGGTATAGGGAGTGATCCCCCGCGGCAGCAATCCGTTTGAACTGCCCGTTATAGGCTTTCCGGTCAATGTGCCCGAAGATATCGGACCCTGATAGTCTTGTAGCGGATCCAGGCCCAAAGCGAATCGCCTCGACTGCATCACGTCGCCGACGCTCAAACTTCCGTTGCCGCCATCCGCACTCGGTGATGAATCAGCTGCCTGAAAATCATTGAACGTGTTCGCCTGATCCAATTTTGCTGCAAACCGCCGAACTTGGCTGACGTCGCTATCGTTGACGAGACCGTCATTGTCACCGGTCGGATAGCCCGCGACGTCGCTCTCAACGGCACTGCCTAAGATCCGTATCGTCGCGTCCGGAGTTACCGGTGCCGATTCATAGTTGCCGGCATTGTCACTTGCAACCGAATAGAATTGGTAAGTTCGGCCATATCGCCCGTTGAATACACCGCTTGTCGAAGTGCTGTCAGAGATAAACGGTAAAAACGCGCCGCCGCTTTCTGACGCAAATACGTCAAAACCCTTGAGTCCTGAGCCATTTCCATCATCACTTCCCGACCAATTTATTGGGAAACTTGGATCGCCACCGGTCGCCGGTAATGCGGCAAACTGACTGACGGGAATATCGGCATCGATCAGATTTGTAGTGGTATTGGTGACCAAAGGCTCATTATCATCAAAATAGATGGTCGCCGTATTGGCAATATCGGTCCGCGTCAGTTGGTTTGCCGTCGGTATGACCGTAAACGCGAGGTAGCCCTGGCCATCGTTGGTAGCGTTGTTGGGCGGCAAGAGACCGCGGCCCGGATCTATCGGTTCCTCTCCGGTGGCCGGATCGATCGCTATCATTGTCAAGGTGACGGCACCCGTCGCCACATTCACTCCGGCAGTGATGTCAGCCTGCAAATTATCGAGGTCCGGGCCGAGCTGCATTCGCGTTTGATAGAACGAACGGTTTGGCGGAATTACTATGCGATATTGCTTAAATCCGATCTCTGTCAACCTTACGGTCCGTGGGTCGAGCGTCGCGGGCAACTGATCGACCGTCCGTATTCGATGGGCAGGCGCGGTCGCACTCGATTTGTTCTCAAAATTAATTCTGTAGGGCAGAGGCTTCCCTATGGGCACGAATTTCTCCGGTCCGTAGCCATATGGCCCGACCTTGTCATTCGGATCATTCGGCAAATTAGTATGGACTGGTAACACGTATTCAGCGGTCAGCTTAAGACATTCGGCCCCAAGTGCCAACAGCTGATAAATATCAAATATTATCGATGCTATTTTCGCAAGCGGAAAATATTTCAGCCCCTCGAATGCACATTCCTCCGCTGCCCTCATGGCCTTTGCGGCCAAGCCCCAAAGCGTTGACCATGACACAAAGTCTCCGGTCCTTGCACCACCGGCTGCAGACGTGATCGCATCACCCAGAAACGCCGCTCCGATCACTTTAGCGATGCCCGCCGCACATTTGATCGGAAATATCTCGCTGAGAGCAGCAAGGAGCGTATTAAACGCAAGGTTGGTCCAGCATTTCAAAACATCTCGACCGGACGCTGACGCAATGAGTTGATCGAGAGGCACCGAGGCGAGTGCCGGATCAAAGACTCCGCCGAGTGCCTCGGCCGTGATCGTACCGCGATTGGCGAATGAGACGTCGATCCCAATATTTACGGTCTCGCCTGCTCGAACGATCGGAGCAAATAGGGCAAGTATTCTTTCGCCGTTTCTATCGGCGTGAACGGTATTCGGATCTACGGTGTCGTCGGCCGGGGCAAACTCATAATAGTTTGCCGTCGAAAGCCGATAATTCATCGCTGCCGCCGAAAGGCGAACAATGATCGGCACAGTGATCGCGTCGTTTTTGCCCTCATTTGAAACCGAGATCGTATAACGTGTATAGAAATTACCGCGCACTTCGCCGGGGCCCGTTATCTCGGTCCTGAGGCTCTCGCCTCCGCCCTTCGTGATAACAAAGTTTTGTGACCACGTCGAGGTTTGGCTATTTGGATTAGTCAGTACAACATTATAGTTACCGGGCTCGGCACCATTGAGGTTAAATAGGCCGGCGGTATTTATTGAACTGATATCAAACGTCTGCATCGGGACTATCACGGTCGAATCCGCGATATTTACCAGTTTGATCGACGCTCCGGGCTGGAATTTTGCTCCCTCGACCGAGATCATCGAGTAGCCATTGTTCCCCGCAGTTCCGGGCGATACACGCCGTATTCCAAATGGCAGCAGTTCCGCCTTTAAGGCGACCTGTTGAGCAAGTTGGTCTGCTTTGGCCTTTCGTGTATCCGCGACTTTCAACTGTTCAGCGAACGAATTTGGAACATAGTCTCCGCGGATCATCGTGTTGTATTTGCCGGGAAACGTGTTTCCGACCAGATTTTCCTGATCCGGTTCACCTTGTCGTGTGCCTTGAATCTCGTAATTGGCACGCGAGACCATATTGTTAAATCGCGTATAGAGCTCGTTGCTTGAACCGGCCTCGCCGGTTAACGTTACCAGCATAGTTTCGTCTGCGGGCACGTTAAAGATGCTGTAGAATCGCTCCTGTCCCGTCGCAAGCGATGTATTAAGGACATTACCCAATGTCAATGTCGGTATGGTGACCGCTGTTTGCGACACCGAACTCGAAACGTTGTTACCCTCATTAGATTCGCGGATGGTGTTGCGAGCATCGGTTCGCACGATCACATAATACGATCCGGTCTCGATAGGCGGAATTACGCTTTCCAAAGTTTCAGTATAGGTTCCGAAGGGTGCAACGCTCACGTTGTGTTGGCGGGCACCGATAAACGTATCACTGCTGTCCCAAGTTGCGTCGGCAGAGAAATAAACCGAATCCTGCCATACACCGCTCGCGGCGTTGGCACTGGAATTTTGAACTGTCCATTCAAATATCGCACTCTCACCCAGCCCGACCGAAACAGGTGGTGCAATGTGCGTAATATTTAATTCCGCCGGCGGCGGCAACTGTAGATCAACGGTCGCGGGCGGACTGATGTTGTTATTTTCGTTCGACTCGACTACATAGTTATTTCGATCGGCAATGACCAGGATCTTATATTCACCTGTCAACCCTTCCGGGATCCGGACAGATCGCGTGACTGAATAGCCCGCGCCGCCAGCCAATGATCCGCTGTGCAAGACCCGATCAAGGATCCGGTCGTTCTGATCGATAATCAGGTCGCGCGAGAGCACAATATGGTCATACCATTGGGTCGAAACGGTTGCGTTAGCCCCCACATTGTTGACGGTCCAAGAAACATCAGCAAATTGTCCCGAATAGAGGACCGGTGCCACCGTTGGCGTGGTCGGAAGCAGATCGATATTCGGCAGTGTCAGAGTTATCGGGAGAGCCAGTGAATTGTTATTTTCGCGTGTTCCCTCTTCGATATTGTTGCCGGCATCGGCTTGGAAGATCAGATAGTAGCCCCCGGCCGGCAGATTCGGTATCGTGATCTGGCTCGATCCGTTGTAGATCCCATTTGCCCCTAACTGCGTATTAAAGACTTGACTGCCAACCGATGTATCCCCTGGCCCAAGCGTTTGATCGCTCGAAATGTAGACCCGATCGGCCCAAGAAGTAGCCGATTGCATCGCGTCACCCGTGTTGATGCCGTTCCACGAAACACTCACCGTGGAACCAAGTTGGGCAGACGACGGGTTATTTGCCGAAGTGATCGAAAGATCCGGAAAATTGCCCTGTGCATCGGTCAATCGCGCGTCAGTGTTATTGTCATCCAGACTACATTCAGGCACGTTGCCATACGCATCCGTCTGAACGAATATCTGAACGCTACCCTCGATATTATGGGGCAAATACACTATCTGGTTTTGGAAATACTCACCATCCACGGCCAATGCGCCGGTATGCGGAAAGTCACCAAGCACGCGAAACTGACTGCCGTCATAGATAAAGACTCGGTCGACCCAGGATGTTTGCAAAGTTGCCGCAGTGCCGTAATTCCTTACTGTCCAATTGATCGGAGTCACGCCGTCGATCACGACGGGCGGTATAGTCATCTCTTTCACCCTCAGGTCGGGTGCAAAATTACTGATCGTGATCTGCTTTGCGGCACTGAAATTATTCAGCTCAGCATCGATGTTCGGGTCCCACTCGAAAATGCTGCCGTTCGTATCTGCCCTTGCGATCAGATAATATGTGCCGTCGAGACAATTCGGGATCGTCACTGATTGACTTACGCCGTACTGCTGACCCGCCACAAGACCATTGTGGTAAGTATTACCGAGAAATATGGCGGTCGTCACATCAAATTGCGGAGTTGGTGAGAGAAATACCGCGTCAAACCACGGTCCGACTGCGTCGAATGCACCTTGGTTTCGTACCGTGTAGTTCACATTGAACGTTCCGCCCGCGTTCGCATTCGTTGGGGCAGAAAGCGGATCAACTATGGTGAAATCGGGCGGAGCACCGACCACGTGAAGCGGCGAACCATCGCCAACGCGGTCGTAATCAGAATTGTTGCCTTCGTTGGTGAATTCAAATACTTGAGTCTGACCGTCAGCGACAACAAATACGTAGTAGTCGCCGAACACGTCCGGCGGCAGATTCAATGAAAATCCGGAAACGGTATAGCTCGCGTTAACTGCAAGGACTCCGGTGTGCGGACGAAGGCCTACGTAACGGTCGGCGCCGTCGAGAGTCTGATCTTTCGATAGATATACGACATCGTTCCAAGTAGGCGTGGCGGGCGGCGTGGCCCCGTCGCCGTTATTGGTTACGGTCCAATTCACCAGCATCGACTGTCCGCCGAACGCTTCGATCGGAGCCTGTACATTTGACGCCCGGAGGTCCGGCACAGGCGGGACGCTCACGGTAAGAGGGCGAGTGGAAATATTGTTATTTTCATTCTCTTCGTTTACTTCCTGCCCACCGTCAGAGTTTCGATCTGTTTGCACCAAGAAATAGAAAGAGCCCTGCAGACTACGTGGAATACGTACCGTAAGCGAAGTCACATAGCTTTCGCCCGGATTTAACGAGCTTACATTCTGCGCACGCGTCAGAACATTGGCTCCGTTTAGCGTTTGATTTACTGCAAGGTAAAGTTCGTCGGTCCAACCGGTCGCATTTGTCGGGCCGGAACCCGTATTTGTGACCGTAAACTGCACCTGTACCTCTTGGTCAAAGAACGCAGTGGCGGGGGCCGTAATATTGGTTACCTGCAGATCCGGCCTGAGCAAACGGCGAACACGCAACGGGCTGAATGTCGTGTTGTTGCCATCGTTTGCACCTTCGTTCACGACATTGAAAACATCCGTAACTACATAGATGAAATAGTTGCCCGTTGCTGTGATTGCATTCGTCGGGATCGACACATTTTGGCTGCGATTGACGGATTGTCCCGGTTCGAGTGTCTGCTCGAGTGTAAAAGTATCGAGCAATACGTCATTCCCACTAACGACATTGTCGGTCGAAAAATATACCCTTTCGGCCATTGACTGGGCCGTTTTTGAGCCGGTATTTTGGGTGGTCCAATTTAACGCAAACACGGTGTCACTCTCAACCTCGGCCGGCGGTGTCACCGATACTACCTGCAAGTCAGCTACGCGATATTCGTATCGTACAGGTATCCAAGTGGTGTTATTCAATTCGGCCGGACCGGTTGGAAAATCTTCGTAGATCTCGTTTGCGGTATCCACCTTTACGTAAAACTTGCCGTCGCCCGACGATCTGGCCGGAACCGTTGGCAAAATGAACTGTTGCGAAAATGATTGCGTCTCATTTATCCCGATCGCTCCGAGCCTGCGATATGTGAGCGGCACATCGTCAGCGTTGCCGATCACGTCATCATAAGAAAAATAAGGCGTGTGATTTGATCCCGAGTTTATTGCGACACTGCCCGCATTCTTAACGTCCCAACTTATGGTGTATAAAACATTCGGCTCGATCTCGGTCGGTGCGACAATATTTTGAGCGACCAGATCGGGGAGATTTCGATTTACCGTGATCGGTACGGAGGAGTAGTTATCATTGCCATTTCCGTTTCGCTCCCGTACAGTTCCGGCGTCGCCGACAAGCACAAACAAATAATATGTCCCGTCCGTCGGTATCGCTGCGGCAGGGATATTTGCCTGTTCGAATGTCACATCACGAAACGCACCCGGAGCGATCACGGCACCGTTCTCGTACTTACGGCCAACGACCACATCGTTCGGGCTATTGAACAATACGTTGTCTGTCGAAATGTAAAGCGTGTCTGTCCGATAATCGTCCGTCGCAATCTGGCCGTTGTTTGTCACTCGCCAGGAAGCCGTGAAATTTTGCAGAATGGCAACCGTGGGCGGTGCGACAAAGTTTGACACCGCGACGTCGGGGGCCGCGGGCTCAACAGTAACCGTGACGCGGGCAGTTTCGGTGCCTAGTGTCGCAATGACATCTCCTACTCGATACTCCGAAGACATCGTTGTAGTAACGTCAAAATTGACTTGATCGTGGCCTTGCAGGATCGTAACGCTCGGTGGGCCGTCAACGATCCCGCTGTTTGGATAAGCGAGGGCCACGGTCGTCCCGCCTGCGGAAGCATCGTCCTTTAAGTGAATATTGATGCTGGCCGTCCTGCCGGCCGCAACAGGATGCGGCCAATTGACCCTGAGCTCTACTGCCGGATCGGCCGGAGCCTGGCAAGCCGGCCCCCCTGCGATGGGCATAACGCCTCCGACACTCTTCGCCCCGAATACGCGCGGCGCAAATCCGGAATCGTTGTATATCGCGATCATTTCCGTACCGTCGAGTCCGCGGTTATATAAACGCACGTCGTCGATCAGGCCGTTCGTATCCGGTTGAGGCGATGTGGTATATACCGGCGAACCGATCGTGAAATCGGTCGAAATGGCAGGCAGCGTGTCAGTGAAATCTGTACTTGAGCGCTCGGTGCCGTCGACAAAAACTCTGATCTGGCCATTTGAGCGTACCCCCGCAACATGGTGCCATACGTTTTGTGTGACGTCGGCGCCCGTATTGATGCACGATCCGCCGCCGTTATTGAAAAGGCAAAAGTTTAACTGCTGGCCAATTACCTTGAGCGAATATGACCCGTCGCCCGAGTCCTTTCCAGCGATGAAGTGCTCACCGCTTGACCGGATATAGACCCATGCCGCAACTGTGAAATCGCCGGTTTGGACGTCCAACACGTCTGACCCGCCGTCAAGGACACGGACTCGGTCCCCATTGCCGTCAAAGTCGAACGCCTGCCCTTCGTGTCCGGTTGCGTATGCCGTGTTACCTTCGAGCGAGCCGTTGTTGCCCCCTGACGAATCATTTGCGTTGCCATTGGCACGCCAGAACCCCACCAGACCACCATTGGTAGGCGTCGGCGTCGGCGTCGGCCCGGCGGGAGGATAATAGCCGTTGTAGATCGCGTCGAGTTCTGTCGCGTTCAACGCTCTGCCAAACAACAGGACTTCGTCCACGCCGCCTTTCGTCGTCAATTGAGGAGCGATGCAACCGATTCCCTTTCCGATGGTAAACGGCTGATCGTTTACGCCCATAGTTCCCGTTTCGGTGTGGTTTAATGCTAAGACCCCGTCGACATAGAGCTTGAACGACGTGCCTTCCTTTATGAGTATCAAATTGTGCCAGACGTTCTGCGAGAGCGTGAACGCGTCGTTGCTTGCACGCGAACCACCGTTTTCGTGGCTTATATCGATGAACGGAACGAAACTCGAGTCGACCCCGATGTAGAAATTTGATCCGCTTCCATTACAAGCTCCTTTTCCGGCGACGTAGTGCTCGGCGGCCTGGTTCGATTCAAACCACGTCGAGAGCGTATAATCGCCGGTCTGGACATCCAGCGAAATGCTGTCAGGAATCTCTATATATCCGCCATCTGTGTCACTGCCATCGTCATAAAAATAAAATCCAAGTCCGCGTTTTCCCGGGTCGATCAACGCGGCGTTGTGTACGAACTGGCCGTTGTTCAGTCCTTGCGAGTCGTTGGCATTAAGGCCGTTTGCATTCCACTCAGAAATAAGGCCCGGTATCGGCGTCCCACTTGGGGTTGGTGTAGGGGTTGGCGTCGGAACAGTACCGGGACATTCGGGCTGCCATACGAGATAGTTCAACTGTGATCCCGGGCCTTCGCCGTAGATTCTCGCCGGTTGTCCGCCGATCGTTGCCACATACACACCGGAGGTATTGTCGGCGCTATCACGAGCAATAAATGCGATCTCTGAGCTGTCAGGACTCCACGCGGGGTTAGCCCTATCAAGAACGGATCCGCCGAGCGCAGCAAAATTTTGGCCGTCACTGTCCGCCGTGCAGATATTGGCTTCTCCATTGCTGCATTGCATCAGGATCTTAGTGCCGTCAGGTGAATATTTAGGATCTTGAAGACTATAACTTACTTCTACGTGATCGATGATCATTTGCTCGCCGGTGCCATTTGCATTCATCGTATAAATGTCCGAATCCGAAGAGGAATAAATGATCTTTGTGCCGTCAGGCGAAAAGCGGGCGTGGTAGATATAGTTCTGGCTCACAATCTGGGACGCATTCAAACCATCAGGATCGACCCGCCAGAGATGATTATCGTAGATAAAAATGATTGTGTTGCCATCCGGCGAATACTGGGGATCCGAGATAGTGTTATCTTTGTCGAGGATCGTCGCCGCACCGCTACCGTCTGCATTCATCGACCACAGATCTGCGTCGTTGATAAAGGCGATCTTTGATGAATCCGGCGAGTAAATCATAGATTCCTTGTAGCCCGCCATGTTGGTCAAACGCGTTTGATCCATCCCGTTTGGGTTCATCGAATAGATCTGATGGATTCCGGAACCGCCCTCGCCATCCCGATAGCTGAAGAACGCAACCTTGTTTCCATCGGGCGAAAATACGGGATCACGTTCGTGGGTATAGGTTAGAAGCGTCACATCATTTTGTGTACCAACATTCGTGATCGATAAAAGTGCCACCGTGTCCGAGCCCGAACCAAACACGATCGTGGACCTGTCGGCGAGTGGAGCAAGCTGTTGTGAGCCTCTTTGGCCATTGATCGTCGGGCGCGGCGATAGCGGTTTCGTGGTGTCTGACGAACCTGAACGTGCCGATGCGGCGAATGCTCCGCCACTCGCCATCTCGGAACGCGACGCGGCAATTCCCAGGATGCAAAACAGTGCAACGGCAAATATGATCGTCAGATTTGAACGAAAACGGCTAACTGAATTTCTGGCCATAACGGGTTTTTCCTCAGCGAAATACAAAAATGGTTCGGTTTCTACTTAATAAGGCGTTTATTTTTAGCAAAAGCGCCCACTTCCAACGTATTTTTTTCATCGGTTTGAAATTTGACTGTATAATCGCGTGGATACGTTGATCTTAGACTCGCAATGCAGATTGTCGATCACGAAAAGTTAAAATCAGTCTTCGCAGACGCCATCGAACTGCGGCCTGCCGAGCGGGCAAGCTTCATCGACGAGGCGTGCGGTGATGATGATGTGTTGCGTTCGGAGGTCATCTCGCTTCTCAACGCGGCAGACTCCGATCACAATTTGATCGAGGACAACATTTTCGAACTGAGTAAACAGATCTCCGATAGCCCCGCGGAAATGACCGGCATCCAATTCGGCAATTACCGAATTGTCCGAGAGATCGGTCACGGCGGGATGGGAACCGTCTTTTTGGCACGGCGGGACGATGGTGAGTTCGACCAGGATGTCGCATTAAAGATCGTCCGCCAATCAGTCGCCGACTCCCGTATAATCGAGCATTTTCGACGCGAACGTCAGATTCTCGCAGGCCTTAACCATCCCAACATCGCCGCATTGCACGACGGCGGCATTTCCGATCGCGGTGAGCCGTTCATCGCAATGGAATATGTCGATGGTCTGACGCTGACCGAATACGCGTCGGCCCGAGCGCTGTCCATCCACGATCGTCTGCTGCTCTTTTTGAAGGTTTGTGCCGCCGTGGCGTACGCACATCGGAATCTCGTAGTGCATCGCGATATCAAACCGTCGAACATCGTAATCAACTCGGATGGCGAGCCGAAATTACTTGATTTTGGGCTTGCCAAGGCGTTCGAGATCGATAATACCAACACTCAAACCGCCGTACTCGCATTTACGCCGGCCTACGCATCGCCGGAACAGATCGGCGGGCGGGCGATCACCACCTCAAGTGATATTTACTCGCTCGGAGTAGTTCTGTATGAATTGTTGACCGGGTCAAAACCGCTGGACCTTGAAAATAAGAGTTTCGACGAGGTTTTGCAGACGATCAATGCAAGTCAGCCCGTCCCTCCAAGTTCGGTCGTCCGCCTGGCTCCGAATATTCCCGGGAGACGGTCATTGGCCGGCGACCTCGACAATATTGTTTTAATGGCTCTTCGGAAGGAACCCGAGAGGCGCTACACATCAGTTGAGGACCTCGCCGAGGATGTCCGGCGCCACCTTAGCGGAAGGCCGGTGATAGCTCGGCCGAATACCGCCGTCTATCTAATTGGTAAATTTTTCAACCGACATAGATTGGGTGTCGGTGCCGCGGCACTGATCGTGATTTCACTCGTTACCGGGATGATCTTTGCTCTGTGGCAGGCCAGTGTCGCACGTCACGAACGTGACCGTGCGGAACACCGCTTTCGCGACATTCGACAACTTTCAAATTCACTTCTATTTGAGATCACGCCGAAGATCGAGCGTCTGAACGGTGCGACTGAAGCTCGTGAAACGGTCGTAACACGGGCACTCGAGTACCTCGATTCTCTGGCGGAGGAATCGGCGGATGACGCAGGACTTCAGGCTGAGCTTGCGGCAGCGTACGAAAAGGTCGGCGATCTGCAGGGCAACCCAAATCGCCCTAATCTAAACAATCTATCGGGGGCGGTCACCAGTTTCGAAAAGGCACTTTTGATCAGGCAGCGGTTACCGCAAAGTGCCGACAACCGGCGACTCATCGCCCGGAACTTGCAATCGACGAGCCTTATTCGCACGCGACAAAGTGATATCTCGGGCGCGATCCGCGACAGTGAATTGGGCCTTACCATCTACGGCGAACTCATTGCAGCGGATCCGGGGTCCGCTGAACTGAAGATGTCGGCTATTGAGGCTCAGATCGAGCACGCGCAGATCTATTCCAATAATAACCAATACTCGGTGGCGGTGCCGCTCTTTCGAAAGACGATCGACCAACTTGCCGGGCTGGATCAAAATTCAGACGTCGTTCAAAAATTGCAGACTCGGGCGATCTTCTATCTCAGCAACGCTCTTTCGTGGGACGGTGCACAGAGTGAGGCCGAGATCGAGATGGACAAGGCGATCGAGTTGGCCGACGGGCTCGCTGCCCGTTCACCAAATGACTCCGGCGTCCTGGCTCTCGTATGGCTCGCGTACGGCCTTGCCAGCAGCATTTACGAAGAGGCCTCGCCGACCCGTTCGCTGCATTTTGCCGAGCGGCAGTTTGCGGTCGCCGAGCAGGCCGTAAATGCAGATAAGGCGGACGCTCAGGCTCGCTATAATCTCGCTCGCACCGGATCACGATTGGGATTTGTTCTTACGCTTGTCGGTAAGCCTCGGGAAGCGTATA carries:
- a CDS encoding protein kinase; amino-acid sequence: MQIVDHEKLKSVFADAIELRPAERASFIDEACGDDDVLRSEVISLLNAADSDHNLIEDNIFELSKQISDSPAEMTGIQFGNYRIVREIGHGGMGTVFLARRDDGEFDQDVALKIVRQSVADSRIIEHFRRERQILAGLNHPNIAALHDGGISDRGEPFIAMEYVDGLTLTEYASARALSIHDRLLLFLKVCAAVAYAHRNLVVHRDIKPSNIVINSDGEPKLLDFGLAKAFEIDNTNTQTAVLAFTPAYASPEQIGGRAITTSSDIYSLGVVLYELLTGSKPLDLENKSFDEVLQTINASQPVPPSSVVRLAPNIPGRRSLAGDLDNIVLMALRKEPERRYTSVEDLAEDVRRHLSGRPVIARPNTAVYLIGKFFNRHRLGVGAAALIVISLVTGMIFALWQASVARHERDRAEHRFRDIRQLSNSLLFEITPKIERLNGATEARETVVTRALEYLDSLAEESADDAGLQAELAAAYEKVGDLQGNPNRPNLNNLSGAVTSFEKALLIRQRLPQSADNRRLIARNLQSTSLIRTRQSDISGAIRDSELGLTIYGELIAADPGSAELKMSAIEAQIEHAQIYSNNNQYSVAVPLFRKTIDQLAGLDQNSDVVQKLQTRAIFYLSNALSWDGAQSEAEIEMDKAIELADGLAARSPNDSGVLALVWLAYGLASSIYEEASPTRSLHFAERQFAVAEQAVNADKADAQARYNLARTGSRLGFVLTLVGKPREAYMRLTKTEEMFKTLVSDDPKNAMFQRDLATLYVRMGDTSEKANNLQDAMVKYQRSAEIYKQIADLDVRNTLARRDLAQSLKSVGMTAIKLGRKEIARRELERSLALLNELRSQNAIGKWDEKLLDEVQLSLTKL